One segment of Longimicrobium sp. DNA contains the following:
- a CDS encoding (2Fe-2S)-binding protein → MKDLLTLRVNGDVHEVAVPTHWTLLEALRYAVGLTGSKQGCDKGDCGACTVWVDGVPTLSCITPVYEGVGHEVRTVEGLAGFRTPPGTPHPLQDAFDLCGAAQCGFCTPGILMSAAALLEENTAPTRDEIREALSGNLCRCTGYTKILDAVEMAAGRMVPPTPGGVGEGSTPRA, encoded by the coding sequence ATGAAGGACCTGCTCACCCTACGCGTAAACGGCGACGTGCACGAGGTGGCCGTCCCCACGCACTGGACGCTCCTGGAAGCGCTGCGCTACGCCGTGGGGCTCACCGGCAGCAAGCAGGGGTGCGACAAGGGCGACTGCGGCGCGTGCACCGTGTGGGTGGACGGCGTGCCGACGCTCTCGTGCATCACCCCCGTCTACGAGGGTGTAGGCCACGAGGTGAGGACGGTGGAGGGCCTCGCCGGCTTCCGCACGCCGCCGGGGACGCCGCACCCGCTGCAGGACGCCTTCGACCTGTGCGGCGCCGCGCAGTGCGGCTTCTGTACGCCGGGGATCCTGATGAGTGCGGCGGCGCTGCTGGAAGAGAACACGGCCCCCACGCGTGACGAGATCCGCGAGGCGCTCTCCGGCAACCTGTGCCGGTGCACCGGCTACACCAAGATCCTGGACGCGGTGGAGATGGCGGCCGGGCGCATGGTCCCCCCCACCCCCGGCGGCGTAGGGGAGGGGAGCACTCCGCGTGCGTAA
- a CDS encoding endonuclease domain-containing protein — MRKEDRNRWVVSPALKARMTEVARGFRKAPTPQRGDPLAGVAGRGAGRRKFRRQQPIGPFIVDFYCSTERLIVEVDGGVHETQRERDSERQALLESLDLRFVRLPAVIVETNLPAALRAIGRAFTSSSPLPHPAPLVGEGPGEGGTEAA; from the coding sequence GTGCGTAAGGAAGATCGGAACCGTTGGGTGGTCTCGCCGGCGCTCAAGGCCAGGATGACGGAGGTGGCGCGGGGCTTCCGCAAGGCGCCCACCCCCCAGCGAGGCGATCCTCTGGCGGGCGTTGCGGGGAGAGGCGCTGGACGGCGCAAGTTCCGGCGCCAGCAGCCGATCGGTCCGTTCATCGTGGACTTCTACTGCTCCACCGAGCGCCTGATCGTCGAAGTGGACGGCGGCGTGCACGAGACGCAGCGCGAGCGTGATTCCGAGCGCCAGGCGCTGCTGGAGTCCCTGGATCTCCGCTTCGTTCGCCTGCCCGCCGTCATAGTCGAGACCAACCTGCCCGCCGCGCTCCGCGCGATAGGCCGGGCATTCACGAGCAGTTCTCCCCTCCCCCACCCCGCCCCCCTTGTGGGGGAGGGGCCGGGGGAGGGGGGTACGGAGGCCGCATGA